In Populus trichocarpa isolate Nisqually-1 chromosome 16, P.trichocarpa_v4.1, whole genome shotgun sequence, a genomic segment contains:
- the LOC7465256 gene encoding protein DSE2 gives MDPASRYRFLGIPSSTSSSSSLADGNGDSNGNGDELNEDDILWTNDYTDQSLSNSSSSSPTTTSANNLQSKSNHLTAFPKNSGILAALPETNHNTVLYRKPSLPSSSSSSSSSSSRAIPLIPRSPHVAEYASQSVPIRKLNQSAPMNVPVLSIAMAKQRNSRFKEDDDGEFDGDEEMLPPHEIVARGSRRSPKTTFSVLEGVGRTLKGRDLRQVRNAVWRQTGFLD, from the coding sequence ATGGACCCCGCCTCCCGTTACCGTTTCCTCGGCATCCCCTCCTccacttcctcctcctcctccttggCCGACGGAAACGGTGACAGTAACGGTAACGGAGATGAGCTCAACGAGGATGATATTCTCTGGACCAACGATTACACCGATCAAAGCCTAAGcaattcctcctcctcctctccaaCAACCACCTCCGCCAACAACCTCCAAAGTAAATCTAACCACCTCACAGCTTTCCCTAAGAACTCGGGCATTCTCGCGGCGTTACCAGAAACCAACCACAACACGGTTCTCTACCGCAAGCCATCacttccatcatcatcatcatcatcttcttcgtcGTCGTCTAGAGCAATCCCATTAATTCCAAGATCACCTCACGTGGCGGAATACGCGTCGCAGTCGGTACCGATAAGGAAATTGAACCAGTCGGCCCCGATGAATGTGCCGGTGTTGTCGATTGCAATGGCGAAACAGAGGAATAGCAGGTTTAAGGAGGATGATGATGGTGAGTTTGATGGAGACGAAGAGATGTTGCCGCCTCATGAGATTGTGGCACGAGGGTCGAGGCGGTCGCCGAAGACAACATTTTCGGTTCTCGAAGGGGTTGGGAGGACGTTGAAAGGAAGGGATCTGAGACAGGTTAGGAATGCTGTTTGGCGTCAAACTgggtttcttgattga
- the LOC7467568 gene encoding sorting nexin 1, with translation MFSTINKMDQQQSGSPSPRSPSSQPYLSVSVTDPVKLGNGVQAYISYRVITKTNLPEYQGHEKIVIRRYRDFVWLRDRLFDKFKGVFIPPLPEKSAVEKFRFSAEFIEMRRQGLDIFVNRIASHQELQQSEDLRTFLQADEETMERLRSQETGIFKKKPADFMQIFKDVQSKVSDVVLGKEKPVEESNPEYEKLKHYIFELENHLAEAQKHAYRLVKRHRELGQSLLDFGKAAKLLGACEGDILGKAFSDLGTKSEALSVKLQKEAHQLLMNFEEPLKDYVRAVQSIKATITERANAFRHQCELAETMKLKEINLDKLMLTRSDKVGEAEHEYRELKAESEEATRRFETIVRLMNEEIVRFQEQKTLDMGIAFHEFAKGQARLANSIADAWRSLLPKLEACSS, from the exons ATGTTTTCCACG aTTAATAAAATGGATCAACAGCAATCGGGGAGTCCAAGCCCTAGATCTCCGTCATCGCAGCCTTATCTATCGGTTTCGGTGACAGATCCTGTAAAATTAGGGAATGGCGTTCAGGCTTACATCTCTTATCGCGTTATCACCAAG ACTAATTTACCGGAATACCAAGGGCACGAGAAGATTGTGATTCGGCGTTACCGCGATTTTGTTTGGTTGCGTGATCGACTTTTCGACAAGTTCAAGGGTGTTTTTATTCCTCCTCTTCCAGAAAAGAGTGCTGTCG AGAAGTTTCGGTTTAGTGCTGAATTTATTGAGATGAGGAGACAAGGGCTGGACATATTTGTTAATAGGATAGCTTCACATCAAGAGCTTCAGCAAAGTGAGGATTTAAGGACCTTTTTGCAGGCAGATGAAGAG ACAATGGAGAGATTAAGGTCTCAAGAGACTGGTATATTTAAGAAGAAACCTGCTGATTTTATGCAAATTTTCAAG GACGTGCAATCTAAAGTGAGTGATGTTGTTCTTGGTAAGGAAAAACCTGTTGAAGAATCGAATCCTGAATATGAAAAGCTGAAACATTACATCTTTGAGCTTGAAAACCACTTGGCTGAAGCTCAGAAGCATGCGTATCGTCTTGTAAAGCGACATAGAG AATTAGGGCAATCTCTATTGGATTTCGGGAAGGCAGCAAAGCTCCTTGGTGCTTGTGAAGGAGATATCCTAGGAAAGGCATTTTCTGACCTTGGAACTAAATCAGAGGCACTATCAGTTAAGCTGCAGAAGGAG GCACATCaacttttaatgaattttgaagAACCATTGAAAGATTATGTTCGTGCTGTTCAATCTATTAAG GCTACCATCACCGAGCGGGCCAATGCCTTTAGGCATCAGTGTGAACTGGCTGAAACAATGAAGTTGAAAGAGATAAATCT AGACAAACTTATGCTAACACGTTCTGATAAAGTGGGAGAAGCGGAGCATGAATACAGGGAG CTGAAAGCAGAGAGTGAGGAAGCGACAAGAAGGTTTGAGACAATTGTGAGACTGATGAACGAAGAAATTGTGCGCTTTCAGGAACAGAAAACATTGGATATGGGGATTGCTTTCCATGAATTTGCAAAAGGACAGGCACGTTTGGCAAATAGCATTGCAGATGCTTGGAGAAGTCTTCTTCCAAAACTCGAAGCATGTTCCTCATAA
- the LOC7465257 gene encoding 40S ribosomal protein S9-2, translating to MVHVSFYRNYGKTFKKPRRPYEKERLDAELKLVGEYGLRAKRELWRVQYALSRIRNAARMLLTLDEKNSRRIFEGEALLRRMNRYGLLEESQNKLDYVLALTVENFLERRLQTLVFKAGMAKSIHHARVLIKQKHIRVGRQVVNIPSFMVRVDSQKHIDFSLTSPFGGGRPGRVKRKNQKSAAKKASGGDGDEEDEE from the exons ATGGTGCATGTGTCCTTCTATCGCAACT ACGGGAAAACTTTTAAGAAACCTAGGCGTCCCTATGAGAAGGAACGTTTGGATGCTGAGCTGAAGCTCGTCGGAGAGTATGGGCTCCGTGCCAAGAGGGAACTCTGGAGGGTCCAGTATGCATTGAGTCGCATTCGTAATGCTGCCAGAATGCTTCTAACCCTTGATGAGAAGAACTCACGCCGTATCTTTGAGGGTGAGGCGCTTTTGAGGAGGATGAATAGGTATGGGCTTTTGGAGGAGAGTCAGAACAAGCTGGATTACGTGTTGGCTCTTACGGTGGAAAACTTTCTTGAGCGCCGCCTCCAGACACTTGTTTTCAAGGCTGGTATGGCTAAGTCGATCCACCATGCCCGAGTTCTCATTAAACAGAAGCACATTAG GGTTGGGAGGCAGGTGGTCAATATTCCATCTTTCATGGTGAGGGTGGACTCGCAGAAGCACATTGATTTCTCTCTCACAAGTCCCTTTGGTGGTGGACGTCCTGGTAGAGTGAAGCGAAAGAACCAGAAGTCTGCAGCCAAGAAAGCATCTGGTggagatggagatgaagaagatgaagaatga